AAGATAATATAATTAACGAGCATCTGTGGTGATCCATTTGTTTCAAATTGAGTTCGTACAAAATGTTTAAGAAAAGATTCAGTCGCTTTTCTCTCTGTTAGAGCAGGCAGAGTTTATTCATTAGATAGAAGcttcataataaaaatattcagGCATTGAATCGAAGCAATTTGACCAAGTCTTCTTGTCATTTTGATGTCACCTCAGTGTGCAACTTATTCAATCAGTTTGACAAATCGTTTTAGTATGGTTTGATATATGTCCTCTCTGTTATTTATTAAGTTAAACATCTCGCCAACGGGGTCTAACTCAGTGGAAAAGAGTCTTGATTTGCATATTAGAGAGGTCTCAAGTGCAAACTCCCATGACATCCTGGTTGTTTGTATGTGAGAAATCCCCTCCCATGTAGTTTAGACcatcgcttgtactaaaaaaaagcTAAACATCTCTTTCCCCCTAGGTTTCCTTGAGCAAGTTGTACAATATTTTTAGCGaggagttttttttcccttccatTTGGCAATTGATCAAACAAGCATTAAGGGTACAATTATTCtatatgttgatgatgttGTTGATTACTAATTAAGTCACtaataaatatatgtttttggtCAATTAAGTCACTAATAATATAACCATAAAATAACACCCAAACAAGAAGCAACATATAATGTACAAGATTATCCAAATTGCAGAAGCACAGGCATGAGAAGAACCTTAACAATTATAAATTCTTATAAAACAAATTCACAAAGAATGACAATTGAGTCATTGATACAATTccatattaataattaaataagaaagcACAATCGTAACCTAACCATTGAATGCCCTAAATTAATTCCTCATTTTTTGGGGGCCAAcaatcaatttatttatgttccAAAAAATAACAGTATAATCACAGACCAGAGGTGAAAGGCACATTGGTGGCTGGCAACCAAGAATTACCCGCAATGAAGTTCCCAACAGTAAATTTGGAAGCCTCCGAGGCACTTGTAATGACATGGTAACCTGCCCATTTCACCCTATTTGAAGTGGATGAACCAGGGCCTGTGTTCATGTACTCACCATAATACAAAGTCTTCAAGGCAAAGTTACCACTCCATTCCATCCAACCAGCTGGGTCAATTAAGCTATCAAGGTATGTCTTCATGAACACGGTTCGAGAATACTCTCTCCATGGCCTCCCTAGGTATGTTTTAACCGAACTTTGAACCGATTTTAAATCCGAAGCAGCTGTAACTCTACAATTGTGAATAGAAATTCCTGTATTTTGGTTTGGATCGGACCGGCCCTGTGCAGTGACGGTGTTGGTTTTGTGGTTGTGAACATAAATGTTACAGTTTTGGAAAACCACAGCAGCATTGCCGAAAATAAAGTCAACAGTTCCATAGATGTCACATTCCCTATAGAATTGTCTGTCAGAGTACACATAGAGGGTGTCTTGGTTCCCCTCAAAGCCACATTTGTAAAAAACAGAGAGATCTGAACCGGACCGGAGTGCCACGGCTTGGCCGCTTGTTGGACCGGCAGTGTTTTGGAATGTAATGTCCTGGGCAATGAACCCATCTCCAACCACAGCTAAAAATgaatcaaaacaaagaaaagaatgtcatgaattttaatttagagAGTTAACTTTGTAAGACAAGTTGACAATTAACAACATTAAAATTACATGAAATTTGAGGCATTGCTGACTTTGCAAATATTCTTTGACCAATATTatgaaaacaaaggaaaacaaaatatattttcaggCACAATTAGTTTGTTCAAATCAATAGACACTAGACTATGGACAATTAAGTGATATTGTGGGCAACTTGAGGTTCACAAGTCTTAGTTTAAGACCAAAATAATTGTCAGCATTATGACTTAACCCCTATATCAGTTTATATTTTcaacaattttcataaaattagTGTTTATATGAATAACATTTTCCACGTAATAAAGTAATCTAGCCACACATGGGGTGGCACCACAGTGGAAAAGTGGGTCAAACTCTCCCTCTCCCCGAAAAGTATATCTACGAATACGTGAAAGACAATCTTAAAGCAACCCAATATAGCACTCCCTCGTCCCCCTGCCTAatcgaatgacaaaaaaagaaaaggtaatCTAGCCACTTTCTCAAAGTGGACCAGCTCTCTAAGAAACAGAGACCTTCAATCCAAGTTTGGTAGAAACTAGATAAAGACAGTTCGGTCCCAAAATGATTAATGAACACGTTTAAATTAGTCGACTTTGCCTTGTCATTATCTAATGGCATGGTCAATCATTTTCGAACACCAGTGAAAGCAAACAAATTGTGTACAAGTCAATGAACTTAATAAGTCGCCTCGATGTTAAAGCCTGCCTAACTAGTAATAAGCTTCTAATCATTCTTTAACTTGTCTCATaggcatttaaaaaaaaaaaattataaacaacaTACTACGTGCAACTCATAATTCGAAACAAAGTTATAAATTGTTTAGTATATTatgtatgaataaatatagGGAAAATTTTAACTCGAAGGAGTGCACGATCATCTTTTTGGAGTACGTACCAATAACAGCTCCATAATAGAATTTACGATCCAACAGTACAATTTATTCATATAAAAAGTGAATGGACTAAAGCTATATAAATATCAACTTTAATGAGAGATAACTAAGCTATACATATATTCAGATTAAagcatgtatatataaatgagagatataaaaataaataaatataaaaaaacacttGGAAAATAGCTAATTTTACTTACCAACTGTAGCCGAATTGAAGGTTGTAGAACCCCCACCAACACTTTTGCTTCCTGTGATAATAGTCTTCCCTATACCATCTCCCCTCAACATAATATTCTTCGACTTTATCTGAACATTTTCCTTATATGTCCCTGCCTTCACATATATCACATACCTTGCACTACTTTTTCTCTTTGACGCTGCACTTACTGCCTCACTTATGGTCTTGTAATTCCCAGACCCATCTTTGGCCACCACAACATCAGCCGTCGGGGAAGACGACTGCAAGAGCTTTCGATCACCAGGCTTCACCCAAGTTGGGAAACCATTTTTGTGGTTTGGCTGAGAAGTATATGGAGCTTTGTTTATGGCCAAAGTGTTGCTAATCAAATTAGAAACATTATTTGACACTGAAGGGAAGATATAATTATTTGAGACCCCAAGGTCTGCAAACCCTTCTCGACATGTCTCTAGGTTTGTGAGAGCTGTGCTCAGCCATGTTTGTTTGTCATATTGGGTGCACTTGGTGCTGGGATTTACGGTTTTGTTGAGCTTTTGGATTGTGAAATCAAAGAGCTCAAGGCAATCAGCCCATGCAGTTTTTTCGTGTGCATTTTGGAACTTTGAGCCAAGTGAGTGCATGTTGGTTTGAGCATGGATGGCACGGTCTAGGGCTAGTTGGGTTGATATCTTGAAGAATTGGGATTTTTCTTTGATGGGGGTTGTAGTTGGGTTATGGCTCAGAAAATCCTCACATAGTTTTGGGTGAGGAGTTTGGCTACACCATGTTTTCACATCATTTGGAGAGTAACCAAATATGATTGGAGAGAGATAAAGCACCAAGAAAAGTGTTGAGTGAAATCGAATTGGCATTTTTGGATGGCTTTTGATCAAGAAATGTGTATGAAATATGGGCGATTTGGGAGACTAGAGCTATACGAGCTTTTGTGTTTGAATATGGTGTGCATGGCTTAGCTTAATTGGGTTCTATATATAGAAGGGAAACGGTCGCGGGGGTTGTCGATGTAAAGCGTGTTACACGGCGAACAACTTTGTTGTTATTTTCTCTGAATATTTAATATCCAACATGTTTGTTTAtcattttggaatttttttgatGACTGATATATTAGAATACAAATGCAATAATTGGTAGCCGAGGAACTTAATAGTTTTACACGGCACTACAATTAGTAGTGGCAATAATTTTAGAGCACCAACCAATTAAAATCCATTCATATATACGATATGACATGACAAATGATATGGATTGTtcgaaaaatgaaaaaaagaagtgacaTGAGCTTCCATGTCATATGAGATTAGCTGGTAGTAATAAGTTTGGAAATTATTTGGTATCTTTAGTATTATTGTATATTGAACATCAATTTTGTCATATAGCAAATGTAAGTTAAGCTAGTTGGTCATTAGTCCGTTTGCATCCGAAGTCGATTCTTATCTTTGGCAGTTAAAAGCATTCATCCACACGTTCGAAGttcaaaatatgatttttgtCCCTTTTACCAATAAATTGTCCtttgagaggaaaaaaaaaaaaaagaagaaaacaatggTTGGTAATAGCTAGGCCACTCGATAAGTTAAAAGTTTGTTGGATTTTCCTTTACGGAGGCAAGAAAAAAACGCGTTATTGAAATATATCTAGTAAGCATCATGCATGCAATTACGCATGAAGGAGGCAATAAAGATGAAATGAGTCGGCTGAGATTCGACAGGGAAGAGATATCTTTTTCGTACACAACTTCTTTTTAAGACTTTGATCAAATATTGATTATAGCACGTGTATATATAGGAAATCTTGAAAGAAATTCAGATGTCCGCATATAATTATCGTGTAGATGttattgtaaataaataaaaaaatagagagggataataaaaaataggagtatatatatatatatatatatatatatatatatatatatcaacgTGCTTGGCtcacaaattcacaatctGTCTTTGGCTTAATTATCTGTGGGTTGATATTAGATGGATTATTCGTATTCTTTTCCGACAGCcaaaattagttaattaaaatactcGTTTTTAGAAACCCTTACCTGCATAAGATAAGATCACCCCAGAAGTGATTATTTTATGAGTATTCTTTTTCCAACATTCATATTCTtgaatgtgaaaaaaaaaaatttgttttccattAATATTAATGGGGTCTATATTAATTACCcgtcaaaaaaaattatttttaatataaaaattgttattGGCACTTTGAGAAAGTCATCACATACTCATTTAATTACTATTTCTcgattatatttttataaggaaGAAGTACATGATGACGGTTTGAGACTGCTAATAATATAGCTCCCAACGTCATGTCCTTCTTCTCTATagttaattaaaagaaaatagaaaaaaatacataaaacatGACCAAGCGTCcctcatttatttataattacaaactTAATATAAACATTATAAGATAACTTTGAGCCATTGGTCAGGTCAGGGCAGGGCCTAGCGGCTAGTAAACTAGTTAAGGGAGACTTTGAATTTTCGTTTAGGTAGCTTATCCTAAACATTGTAGACTTCACATTAATATATCAACCACATTTGGCTCTCTTCatgcctctctttttttctttttaaaaaaaaaatgaagatgtAACATTTTTCTGCTTAAGTAATGAGATTTCTTCCTACCGAaaaaggcaaaacaaaaaaaacaaaaaaaaataaaaaaataaaaaaaaagagaggaagaaatagTTTTTGTCCTACCTATGCTCTTGCTTATGTATAGTTGAACTCAATTAAGAATGTATTATATTGTTCCACACGCAATTGCAAGAGCCTGTATTCTAAAAGCACACGGATAGAGTCTAGGAGTTCACGGTTGGACCAACTACCTTGATGGACACAAGCTGGTCGTTGACAATGTATAAAGTGGTACACTATGAGGTTTTTGCCAATTTTTCAAGGACCCAATGAAATTGTTGAATAATTGTCCAGATTTAATAAACATTGTATTACTATCTCGCTCATCTGGGTTAATAGTTTTGAGTACAAGCgttaatctaaattacaagaGAAGGGGGAATTTtcagacacacacacaatcaAGGTGTCATGAGAGTTTGAATCTGAGACAACTAGTTTGTATGttaaaattctttttcattgAACTAGATTCCGTTGGTCCTCGTCTCATATTGATTAATAGTTAAGTTAAATTGTCTTGGTCTTCAATTTATCCAATTTTGACATAGAAAAACTGAATTTAGAATGCaattacatattaaaatcatTAGTAATATGTAGAGGCAGTTATCGATACCTATGACGTGAGAACTTTAGTGATTCTAATATTGTCTTTCTAGATATGTTATTGTTGCCAGATTTTCATTTTGGACaaatatattcaaataaaagtctatactcatatatatatatatatatatagtaaataGTTAGTCAAAATATACATGCAAATATCAATTCAACCTGCTTAATTCTTTGAAGAATAATAGTCCCTCATGCAttctttcaagaaaaacaaaccccCATTGACAAATATTATGGTCTAATTTGAATTAATGCAATCAAATTATAAATGAAATTATTGTATTGGAAGCTATAATTCTTTAATATCAATTATATTCGTGTCTATCCGGTTAGTGTTGGTTTATTGGGTGATCATGACTAATATcctatatataaattaaaataagctTACCTTGTTGTATACCAAACTTCAAGTCaagttgaaattaaaatatatatatatataaacatagaTTATATATGTCATTAATTTCAACTTGACTGGAATTTTTGATCGTATATTGtatattaatgaaaattattatGTGATCGTCATTACTGCCattatatgtgtatatatatatatatatgatattaaGCTAAATTGTCAATAATATTTTCGTTTTCCGTTCACTTCTCAGAGATACAGAAAGATATCCGTCGATATTATATTCACagcatattttgaaaattttgtcaaagaatatacatatatattttatttatattttccagTCTCCTGTTTTAATATGTTACCAAGGTTTGACCTACTGCCATCAGAAGTTGCTTTTGAATTTGGTCATTCAAACAATGGCTGCTCTTTAGGCTCAAATCAATGGACAGACGGAAGATCACGAACATCAGATTTCTTGACTTTGACCCCCAATAAATGTGAAACGGCCGGCATAATTCTATAGTTGATTGGCCCAGTCATGAAGTTTCTTCACGTTGGTTTGGATTAGATAGAACCATAACGAACTATTGTCTAAAACCTGTCTATGTAATCAAATTGGTATTTGACTTCCTCCCATTTCTCAATCGGTGTTCCAATTTTGACCACACTTACGAATCATATTGTTGAGTACTTTTCTAATACAACCTATAAGCGAGTCCTACATACACGGATGGATCCCACTTTTATTAGAGCAGTTCCAGCAATGGACTGCAGTCCGGGCTGGATAGAGCCCCGAGTCCAGGGAAGTGCTTCTAGTTGGCGATGCTTGCCAGCTGTGGGACCCATGCAACTAGGCCAACTCGCAGGCCAAATCAGCCCGACCTCTAGTTTGGATTTGCTGATGTCATCGATGAcatcatcaacaaaaaaattccaaaaaaaataaaaatttcagaatatttttaaaataaaaatttagccatattcttcacttctcacatcaaaactctatacaaattactctcatcatatctcatgtgaatattGATTACTATGGTAATAGGTGGAAACACCACAACCTTTTGCTATGGCTGCCACTAttctcaaatttctcatattcaaatccaaaaccctaaatcaaattcctcatttttttccccaaatccaaatccctcaAATCTAAATTCCTCAAATCGTCTTATCCAAATCCCTAAACACATATCATCAAATCTTATATACATACTTCTTAAATCCAATTCCTACATCAAATTTCTCACATCACCTTCCTCACCTTCTCATATCACATCTTACTTCCGCTGCGATGTCAAGAACCCATATGATTCTCCATCTTATTGCAGACTCACAGAAGCGTGCGGTCAACCCAGACTCCttctatcaccaccaccaaaggtTCTACTCTTCATACGTCCTCTAAGATCAGATATTGCATATGTTGTGAGTGTGGAAGAGTATTTCATGACTCACTTACCAAGTTGGGCATTCGTGACATAAATGCACCAACTTCAGGAGaagtgttgacgtgagtctcctaattaatcaattagatttacttccttgattaattaagggattgactttcatattttttatataagtgataaatcattgtacaattatgagatactttcctaattctttactatatctaattccttgtaaaaCCTTCATatgtaaactcttatatatatatatatatatatatatatatctctctctctttatggagaagaataaagaacAACCTAAgatattcaaaccatattcatattttagcaggTATATCAAAATTTAAACCAAAGATAAAAACACTAGTACATCAAAACTTTTAGATTTTAGTT
The Prunus dulcis chromosome 2, ALMONDv2, whole genome shotgun sequence DNA segment above includes these coding regions:
- the LOC117618998 gene encoding pectinesterase 2; protein product: MPIRFHSTLFLVLYLSPIIFGYSPNDVKTWCSQTPHPKLCEDFLSHNPTTTPIKEKSQFFKISTQLALDRAIHAQTNMHSLGSKFQNAHEKTAWADCLELFDFTIQKLNKTVNPSTKCTQYDKQTWLSTALTNLETCREGFADLGVSNNYIFPSVSNNVSNLISNTLAINKAPYTSQPNHKNGFPTWVKPGDRKLLQSSSPTADVVVAKDGSGNYKTISEAVSAASKRKSSARYVIYVKAGTYKENVQIKSKNIMLRGDGIGKTIITGSKSVGGGSTTFNSATVAVVGDGFIAQDITFQNTAGPTSGQAVALRSGSDLSVFYKCGFEGNQDTLYVYSDRQFYRECDIYGTVDFIFGNAAVVFQNCNIYVHNHKTNTVTAQGRSDPNQNTGISIHNCRVTAASDLKSVQSSVKTYLGRPWREYSRTVFMKTYLDSLIDPAGWMEWSGNFALKTLYYGEYMNTGPGSSTSNRVKWAGYHVITSASEASKFTVGNFIAGNSWLPATNVPFTSGL